The following proteins are encoded in a genomic region of Zea mays cultivar B73 chromosome 9, Zm-B73-REFERENCE-NAM-5.0, whole genome shotgun sequence:
- the LOC103639231 gene encoding uncharacterized protein, with translation MDDDIDSSCSTPFASAPSSPGRPHAIGGGGYFFSAPASPIHHLLLSTSCSASATPSTGGRGCVGDAEFEFGGPGGPMISADELFHNGQIRPLTLPPLPDLDPGSDDDEDCGRAPTRGRDLTPRSASVHRRARSMSPLRSASPRLKLMNALVPAPDLGPAPDATGEAAPPVTASSRSSSSSSTSSSGTSWVRGSRRWVFIRDMLLHRSKSEPGSSAHSRDALGAPAAGANKPERTSWPFSPSWVARDRLAARLRPSRSPPATEAAGEDARPRGQRRGRRRRSTTVAAAHERLYAAPNRAQAEGMRRRTFLPYRQGLLGCLGFSSRGYGALHGFTKTLNPVFSR, from the coding sequence ATGGACGATGACATCGACAGCTCCTGCTCCACCCCGTTCGCCAGCGCGCCGTCCAGTCCCGGACGTCCCCACGCCATCGGCGGCGGAGGCTACTTCTTCAGCGCGCCGGCCAGCCCcatccaccacctcctcctctcGACCTCGTGCTCGGCCTCCGCGACTCCCAGCACCGGTGGGCGTGGGTGCGTGGGCGACGCGGAGTTCGAGTTCGGCGGGCCTGGCGGGCCCATGATCTCCGCCGACGAGCTCTTCCACAACGGCCAGATCCGGCCTCTCACCCTGCCCCCGCTCCCGGATCTCGACCCCGGGAGcgatgacgacgaggactgcggccgcgCGCCGACCCGCGGCCGCGACCTCACGCCCCGAAGCGCGTCCGTGCACCGCCGCGCGCGGTCCATGTCTCCGCTCCGCAGCGCGTCGCCGCGGCTCAAGCTGATGAATGCGCTCGTCCCGGCGCCGGATCTCGGCCCCGCCCCCGACGCGACCGGGGAGGCTGCGCCGCCGGTCACCGCCTCGTCccgctcgtcctcgtcctcgtccacCTCCTCGTCGGGTACGTCGTGGGTGCGCGGGTCCCGGCGGTGGGTGTTCATCAGGGACATGCTCCTCCACCGCAGCAAGAGCGAGCCAGGCAGCAGCGCCCACTCGCGTGACGCCCTCGGGGCGCCCGCCGCTGGCGCTAACAAGCCCGAACGAACCTCCTGGCCGTTCTCCCCTTCCTGGGTAGCCAGGGACAGGCTCGCCGCGAGGCTCCGCCCCTCTCgctcaccgccggcgaccgaGGCCGCTGGCGAGGATGCCCGGCCGCGGGGGCAGCGCAGGGGCCGCCGGCGACGTTCCACTACGGTGGCGGCGGCGCACGAGAGGCTCTACGCGGCGCCGAACCGTGCGCAGGCCGAGGGGATGCGGCGGCGCACGTTCCTTCCCTACCGGCAGGGCCTCCTGGGCTGCCTGGGCTTCAGCTCCCGCGGCTACGGCGCGCTCCACGggttcaccaaaaccctcaacccTGTATTCTCCCGGTGA